One window from the genome of Paraclostridium sordellii encodes:
- a CDS encoding DUF975 family protein, with protein sequence MYKSIKFFSLIEESFLLLRKTTKKIWIIGVIISVLSGSLIFNETGYDNVVIPEETATLDQLGIIESGIILLIFLGIILIILISIASVAYYLDKYIYEIFYDKKIDRAPLGLVVKVNSIVLLKMMLGFMLFIVPGIIVLFKYAPLNYTLCKYPNLSSKEILNKTKDMSKGIKWKIFIFNIILLFIEVVIILATSPNMYVEGYIWIDIFTSVLNFVVSTIKIVFVEIFFINLFIAVDNIKYPNIKCN encoded by the coding sequence ATGTATAAAAGTATAAAATTTTTTAGTTTAATTGAAGAAAGTTTTTTGTTATTAAGAAAAACTACAAAAAAAATATGGATAATAGGGGTAATAATTTCTGTATTATCAGGATCACTTATATTTAATGAAACAGGATACGATAATGTTGTAATTCCTGAAGAAACTGCAACATTAGATCAATTGGGTATTATTGAGTCTGGAATAATTTTATTGATTTTTCTTGGTATAATTCTAATAATATTAATATCAATTGCTTCGGTAGCATATTACTTAGATAAATATATATATGAAATTTTTTATGATAAAAAAATAGATAGAGCACCATTAGGATTAGTTGTTAAGGTAAATAGTATTGTATTATTAAAAATGATGTTAGGATTTATGCTATTTATAGTTCCTGGAATCATAGTACTTTTTAAGTATGCACCACTAAATTATACATTATGTAAATATCCAAACCTATCATCTAAAGAAATATTGAATAAGACAAAAGATATGAGCAAGGGAATTAAATGGAAAATATTTATATTCAATATAATTCTATTATTTATAGAAGTAGTAATTATATTAGCAACATCACCAAATATGTATGTTGAGGGTTATATTTGGATAGATATATTTACAAGTGTTTTAAATTTTGTTGTATCAACAATTAAGATAGTTTTTGTTGAAATATTTTTTATTAATCTATTTATCGCTGTAGATAATATTAAATATCCAAATATTAAATGTAATTAA